One stretch of Scatophagus argus isolate fScaArg1 chromosome 18, fScaArg1.pri, whole genome shotgun sequence DNA includes these proteins:
- the myl12.1 gene encoding myosin, light chain 12, genome duplicate 1, with the protein MSSKRAKGKTTKKRPQRATSNVFAMFDQSQIQEFKEAFNMIDQNRDGFVDKEDLHDMLASLGKNPTDEYLEAMMNEAPGPINFTMFLTMFGEKLNGTDPEDVIRNAFACFDEEGTGFIQEDYLRELLTTMGDRFTDEEVDELFREAPIDKKSNFNYVEFTRILKHGAKDKDD; encoded by the exons ATGTCGAGCAAAAGGGCTAAGGGAAAGACCACAAAGAAGCGCCCCCAGCGCGCCACCTCCAATGTGTTTGCCATGTTTGACCAGTCTCAGATTCAGGAGTTTAAAGAGGCCTTCAACATGATTGACCAGAACCGTGATGGGTTTGTGGACAAAGAGGACCTTCACGACATGCTTGCCTCACTGG GGAAAAATCCAACTGATGAGTACCTGGAGGCCATGATGAATGAAGCTCCTGGACCCATCAACTTCACCATGTTTCTCACCATGTTTGGGGAGAAACTCAATGGCACAGACCCCGAGGATGTGATCAGGAATGCATTTGCTTGCTTCGATGAGGAGGGGACAG GCTTCATCCAGGAAGATTACCTCAGAGAGCTGCTCACAACGATGGGTGACCGGTTTACAGATGAGGAGGTGGACGAGCTCTTCAGGGAGGCCCCCATTGACAAGAAAAGCAACTTCAACTATGTGGAGTTCACACGCATCCTAAAGCATGGTGCCAAGGATAAGGACGATTAA
- the fastkd3 gene encoding FAST kinase domain-containing protein 3, mitochondrial translates to MAVKLMQRFPLLGQFGIKRFPLVGPVCPTRLQSIRCVGESLCVACLCSPAGGGGCIRRQGCRKLQQNCGRRSLTTTIIREPFFVASSSVGLHRDSGPRFRLTQLHRPTSAEEEAFQQRLRNCSSSRQVFALLRSVGIMSDTMAAAALHRVADLEQVGNALKDPTVLENDTVVSLCFQLEQDSWRLTDGGLVSALLACSRLFLDPWSTLMVRLVSESQERLDRGQISVGYLCTLGHAMLAMEGPGCVMLKQVMEQIQKQKPAQWSMADLVGVYRFLQSGMAQDGKYQDLLNAMHSHAVTVTSRMNPAAVSGLLGALMTLNQTQAMPLVINLCKQAVRYVPQFTDEELTVVLGALMHFGHSDHYFVEAMEKYVPTMTFTSHPETVTKVIHFFGRRNILSPIVCDAVAESFVYRADDYSTSQVARQIMALGKLGYIPPNASEVFRKVETILHSRFSHFQPRTLLNLLHSCTLVERFPVNFVSKVFSSYFLQQLQEQDTGMDRFILAQLTQLYMTLKLECPFYEGPRLLPKYQVKSFLMPGRSLETPMDTHLYNSVKSGLVDLLGARSYFASKVLTPYCYTLDVEIKLDEEGYVLPAMQTDDVSKRIALCIDGQKRFTTNKRQLLGKEAIKQRHLRLLGYEVVQIPYYEFEKLEKKTSVVDYLHHKIFPHTYRLKW, encoded by the exons ATGGCTGTCAAACTGATGCAAAGATTTCCGCTGCTTGGCCAGTTCGGAATTAAACGTTTCCCCCTTGTTGGACCGGTGTGTCCCACCAGACTCCAGAGTATCAGATGTGTAGGCGAGTCCTTATGTGTAGCCTGCCTGTGTTCCCCAGCCGGCGGCGGCGGCTGCATTCGGAGACAGGGCTGCAGGAAGCTCCAGCAGAACTGCGGGAGAAGGAGCCtgaccaccaccatcatcaggGAGCCGTTCTTCGTTGCCAGTAGCTCTGTGGGACTCCACAGAGATTCGGGGCCTCGGTTCCGTCTGACCCAGCTGCACCGACCCACaagtgcagaggaggaggctttCCAGCAGCGTCTAAGGAACTGCTCCTCTTCCCGGCAGGTCTTTGCACTGCTACGCTCAGTAGGGATCATGTCTGACACcatggctgcagcagcacttcATCGCGTGGCCGACCTGGAGCAGGTGGGAAACGCTCTTAAAGATCCTACAGTGCTGGAGAATGACACCGTGGTATCCCTGTGCTTCCAGTTGGAGCAGGACTCTTGGCGGCTGACGGATGGTGGACTGGTATCAGCTCTGCTGGCTTGCTCACGCCTCTTCTTGGATCCTTGGAGCACGCTGATGGTGCGGCTCGTGTCTGAGAGCCAGGAGAGGTTAGATAGAGGGCAGATTAGTGTAGGGTACCTGTGCACCCTGGGCCATGCAATGCTGGCTATGGAGGGTCCTGGCTGTGTGATGCTGAAGCAGGTGATGGAGCAAATCCAGAAGCAGAAGCCTGCCCAGTGGAGCATGGCAGATCTCGTTGGTGTTTATAGATTTCTGCAAAGTGGTATGGCTCAAGATGGAAAATACCAGGACCTGCTGAATGCCATGCACTCCCACGCTGTGACAGTCACATCCCGCATGAatccagctgctgtcagtggaCTGCTCGGTGCTCTCATGACCCTGAATCAGACACAGGCCATGCCTCTTGTGATCAATCTGTGCAAGCAGGCTGTACGGTATGTACCTCAATTTACTGATGAGGAGCTCACCGTTGTGCTTGGGGCCCTTATGCACTTTGGTCACAGCGATCATTACTTTGTGGAGGCGATGGAGAAGTATGTACCCACAATGACATTCACTTCCCACCCAGAGACAGTTACCAAGGTGATTCATTTCTTTGGCCGGAGGAACATCCTGTCCCCCATTGTATGTGACGCTGTTGCAGAGAGCTTTGTGTACCGAGCAGATGACTACAGTACCAGCCAGGTAGCCAGACAGATCATGGCCCTGGGAAAGCTTGGCTACATTCCCCCCAATGCCAGTGAAGTTTTTAGGAAAGTTGAGACCATCCTGCATTCGCGCTTTTCCCACTTCCAACCTCGAACGCTGCTCAACCTGCTCCACTCCTGTACCCTGGTGGAGAGATTTCCTGTTAACTTTGTCTCCAAAGTCTTCAGCAGTTACTTCCTCCAGCAACTGCAAG AGCAGGACACGGGGATGGATCGGTTCATTCTGGCACAGCTGACTCAGCTTTACATGACTTTGAAGCTGGAGTGTCCTTTCTATGAg GGTCCCAGACTCCTTCCCAAGTACCAGGTCAAGTCCTTCCTCATGCCCGGCCGCTCTCTGGAGACACCAATGGACACACATCTGTACAACTCTGTGAAAAGTGGACTGGTGGATTTGCTCGGGGCTCGTTCATACTTCGCTTCTAAAGTTCTGACACCTTACTGCTACACACTCg ATGTGGAGATAAAACTTGATGAAGAGGGATATGTGCTGCCTGCCATGCAAACTGATGATGTAAGCAAAAG GATAGCTCTTTGTATTGATGGACAAAAGAGGTTCACTACAAACAAGAGGCAGCTGCTTGGGAAGGAGGCCATCAAGCAGCGACATCTGAGGCTTCTGGGATATGAAGTTGTTCAG attCCTTACTATGAATTTGAAAAACTGGAAAAGAAGACCAGTGTGGTGGACTATCTGCACCACAAAATCTTCCCTCACACCTATAGGCTGAAATGGTGA